One stretch of Theropithecus gelada isolate Dixy chromosome 12, Tgel_1.0, whole genome shotgun sequence DNA includes these proteins:
- the KCNJ3 gene encoding G protein-activated inward rectifier potassium channel 1, protein MSALRRKFGDDYQVVTTSSSGSGLQPQGPGQDPQQQLVPKKKRQRFVDKNGRCNVQHGNLGSETSRYLSDLFTTLVDLKWRWNLFIFILTYTVAWLFMASMWWVIAYTRGDLNKAHVGNYTPCVANVYNFPSAFLFFIETEATIGYGYRYITDKCPEGIILFLFQSILGSIVDAFLIGCMFIKMSQPKKRAETLMFSEHAVISMRDGKLTLMFRVGNLRNSHMVSAQIRCKLLKSRQTPEGEFLPLDQLELDVGFSTGADQLFLVSPLTICHVIDAKSPFYDLSQRSMQTEQFEIVVILEGIVETTGE, encoded by the exons ATGTCTGCACTCCGAAGGAAATTTGGGGACGATTACCAGGTAGTGACCACATCGTCCAGCGGCTCGGGCTTGCAGCCCCAGGGTCCAGGCCAGGACCCTCAGCAGCAGCTTGTGCCCAAGAAGAAGCGGCAGCGGTTCGTGGACAAGAACGGCCGGTGCAATGTACAGCACGGCAACCTGGGCAGCGAGACGAGCCGCTACCTCTCGGACCTCTTCACCACGCTGGTGGACCTCAAGTGGCGCTGGAACCTCTTCATCTTCATTCTCACCTACACCGTGGCCTGGCTCTTCATGGCATCCATGTGGTGGGTGATCGCCTACACTCGGGGCGACCTGAACAAAGCCCACGTCGGTAACTACACGCCTTGCGTGGCCAATGTCTATAActtcccttctgccttcctcttcttcatTGAGACCGAGGCCACCATCGGCTATGGCTACCGATACATCACAGACAAGTGCCCCGAGGGCatcatcctcttcctcttccagtcCATCCTGGGCTCCATCGTGGACGCCTTCCTCATCGGCTGCATGTTCATCAAGATGTCCCAGCCTAAGAAGCGCGCAGAGACCCTCATGTTCAGCGAGCACGCGGTGATCTCCATGAGGGACGGAAAACTCACGCTTATGTTCCGGGTGGGCAACCTGCGCAACAGCCACATGGTCTCCGCGCAGATCCGCTGCAAGCTGCTCAAA TCTCGGCAGACACCTGAGGGTGAGTTCCTTCCCCTTGACCAACTTGAACTGGATGTAGGTTTTAGTACAGGGGCAGATCAACTTTTTCTTGTGTCCCCCCTCACAATTTGCCACGTGATCGATGCCAAAAGCCCCTTTTATGACCTATCCCAGCGAAGCATGCAAACTGAACAGTTCGAGATTGTCGTCATCCTAGAAGGCATTGTGGAAACAACTGGTGAGTAA